A window of the Macadamia integrifolia cultivar HAES 741 unplaced genomic scaffold, SCU_Mint_v3 scaffold269, whole genome shotgun sequence genome harbors these coding sequences:
- the LOC122067056 gene encoding uncharacterized protein LOC122067056 isoform X2 yields the protein METTTYRSEGEAGEGMRMQQEQAMVEVEKKQMKVMVAIDESEESFHALKWALDHLFFFMPSSSSSAGGVAAAEAELTQNQEHGMVILVHVQQPFHYYIAPAGPGSMFKDLGCCLHMVNFEKGSVRSQDRIQSLYDHLVVQVFNTYFVSCHYMGEETNGTDVGCLLFD from the exons atggagacgACAACTTATAGAAGTGAAGGAGAGGCAGGAGAGGGGATGAGGATGCAGCAGGAGCAGGCAATGGTGGAGGTGGAGAAGAAGCAGATGAAGGTGATGGTGGCTATCGATGAGAGCGAAGAGAGCTTCCATGCTCTCAAGTGGGCTCTCgatcacctcttcttcttcatgccttcttcctcttcttctgcagGTGGTGTGGCAGCagctgaggccgagctgacccaGAATCAAGAACATGGCATGGTTATCCTCGTACACGTCCAGCAGCCTTTCCACTACTATATCGCCCCCGCCGGTCCAG GTTCCATGTTCAAGGACCTGGGTTGCTGTCTTCATATGGTCAATTTTGAGAAAGGATCAGTACGATCACAAGATCGGATTCAGAGCTTGTATGATCACCTGGTAGTACAGGTATTTAACACATATTTCGTTTCTTGCCATTACATGGGTGAAGAAACAAACGGGACAGATGTTGGATGCTTACTGTTCGACTAG